One window from the genome of Candidatus Cloacimonas sp. encodes:
- a CDS encoding LptF/LptG family permease produces the protein MKILDKYITREFLRTYLIIFLSFVAIFIVIDVIDNLPRLIRNGATAQQATIYYLMRLPYLLVLTSPVTVLLTGFFMMGALSKHNESIAIRAAGISIKRAMLPLFGIGLIISIGIALFGEYVVPWAETTKNYVYNVQIKGQQADDQMLKARIHYQGKANDFYYFGFFDGYKNNLKIIDLTRIDFKTKQITEHITAASADWNGSRWILRDCDIRRFANGKQVFMVHYPQTDLVILDVQPQDFIRISQKTLSLNFWQLREYIGRMKKLGDNPAREIVDLNMKISFPLTNLIVIFFFIPIATSNIRSKGRGWIIMLGLVVCFTYLIVVRVCQSLGYNSIINPFWAAWFPNLFFTILGLGFLYKAEI, from the coding sequence ATGAAAATCCTGGATAAATACATCACTCGTGAATTTCTGCGCACTTATCTGATAATCTTCTTGTCTTTTGTGGCAATTTTTATCGTGATTGATGTAATTGACAATTTGCCTCGGTTAATTCGTAACGGGGCTACTGCTCAACAGGCAACTATATACTATTTGATGAGGTTACCTTATTTGCTTGTCTTAACTTCTCCGGTTACGGTTCTTTTAACCGGATTTTTTATGATGGGCGCTCTATCCAAACATAACGAAAGTATAGCTATCCGCGCAGCTGGAATTAGCATCAAAAGAGCTATGCTTCCCCTTTTTGGAATTGGTCTGATAATCAGCATCGGCATAGCTTTATTTGGAGAATATGTAGTTCCCTGGGCTGAAACCACTAAAAATTATGTTTATAATGTCCAAATTAAAGGGCAGCAGGCAGATGACCAAATGCTGAAAGCCAGAATCCATTATCAGGGTAAAGCTAACGATTTTTACTATTTCGGTTTCTTTGACGGCTATAAAAACAACCTGAAAATTATTGACCTCACTCGTATTGATTTTAAAACTAAACAAATAACTGAACATATAACTGCTGCCTCAGCGGATTGGAATGGCTCCCGCTGGATTTTGAGAGATTGTGATATTAGACGATTTGCTAATGGTAAACAGGTATTTATGGTTCATTATCCTCAAACCGATTTAGTTATTCTGGATGTTCAACCCCAGGATTTTATCCGAATTTCCCAAAAAACCCTTTCTCTCAATTTCTGGCAACTACGGGAATATATCGGTAGAATGAAAAAACTGGGAGATAATCCTGCCCGCGAAATCGTGGATTTAAATATGAAAATATCCTTTCCGCTTACCAATCTGATAGTTATCTTTTTCTTCATTCCCATTGCTACATCCAATATTCGCTCTAAAGGACGTGGCTGGATAATAATGCTCGGTTTGGTTGTCTGTTTTACCTATTTAATTGTGGTAAGGGTTTGCCAAAGCTTAGGTTACAACAGCATAATCAATCCTTTCTGGGCTGCCTGGTTTCCCAATCTTTTCTTTACTATCCTTGGTTTGGGCTTCCTTTACAAAGCTGAAATTTGA
- a CDS encoding bifunctional DNA primase/polymerase, which yields MNKVKATAHSHTGDKPIGVNNSEHSQAVVSVNLPNAWLYYDKLGFKMVPLTLKLVNGKKVVMNMPRWKKQALASASIKPRHNALAIITGEESQLMVIDIDITGTSLSAALTEYGLEIANYCYALTPSGGLHIYLNWSNDEFWKKRYQRKTLTTTNRKIGIDIRAEGGLIFAPPSIVEGGGNYQWINIPVNRRDLDYDINKLIPLMDAIFGYNSNPSPLAPAMKEITYPIAENDYHLNQQDDYERAECLIRQLYGTNIDYKDWIRMGFALKNKFGNSGLTLWLLFADNYAYQDTIPELTQKWNTFPAYNSVEFGTFIYLSTKYIKNNKIITGVKNVINSN from the coding sequence ATGAACAAAGTAAAAGCAACAGCTCATTCGCACACCGGCGATAAGCCAATAGGTGTAAACAATTCGGAACACAGCCAGGCAGTTGTTTCCGTGAATTTACCTAATGCTTGGCTCTATTATGATAAGTTGGGATTTAAAATGGTTCCGCTTACTTTGAAATTGGTAAACGGCAAAAAAGTAGTTATGAATATGCCGCGTTGGAAGAAACAAGCGTTAGCTTCCGCATCAATTAAACCACGCCATAACGCGCTTGCCATCATCACCGGTGAAGAGTCGCAACTGATGGTCATTGACATTGATATAACCGGGACTTCCCTTTCCGCTGCGCTGACTGAATATGGGCTGGAGATAGCCAATTATTGCTATGCTCTTACTCCTTCGGGAGGTTTGCATATCTATCTCAATTGGTCAAATGATGAATTCTGGAAAAAGCGTTATCAGCGTAAAACCCTCACCACTACAAACAGGAAAATAGGTATTGATATCCGAGCTGAAGGAGGACTCATTTTTGCCCCGCCTTCCATTGTAGAAGGAGGTGGAAATTATCAATGGATAAATATACCTGTTAACAGAAGAGATTTGGATTATGACATAAATAAGCTTATTCCGCTTATGGATGCTATATTTGGATATAATTCTAATCCATCCCCTTTGGCACCCGCTATGAAAGAAATAACTTATCCTATTGCTGAAAATGATTATCATCTTAATCAACAAGATGATTACGAAAGAGCCGAATGTTTAATCAGACAACTATACGGCACTAATATTGATTATAAAGATTGGATTAGAATGGGTTTTGCCCTGAAAAATAAATTTGGAAACAGTGGCTTAACCCTTTGGCTGTTATTTGCTGATAATTATGCCTATCAGGATACTATTCCTGAACTTACCCAAAAATGGAATACTTTTCCCGCATATAATTCAGTCGAATTCGGAACCTTTATTTATCTATCAACTAAATACATAAAAAATAACAAAATAATTACAGGAGTAAAAAATGTTATCAACTCAAACTGA
- a CDS encoding DUF3987 domain-containing protein: MLSTQTEIQEPINVPTLTTPPDTGKIEQIDNLNVEMLPDFLKQYLDNATKRCNAYPLALLASFLPVISVSLGNKVYITNNNNKIYPNLWVLLIGPSGQSMKSTAMNMALSYLEPYISKLSETDYERLCPTIGKVTPVKLGSMLKENPARLLVFNEFGEFIETANSKNNKGMIQTLTDVYDSNKYSYYSMKHSIDAKNCTLSLSGCSTPGYIQKSFKTAFDQKSGFLQRFIYVVIPPSDESDIITNNNISSDKDEPYDYNKIFELFRKIPGSFEIKFSDEAREFINDYVKSKQQEITNEYGTDAWSFVIRIYAQILLKLCIIYIMMENIDKLANAIEKNECKEFFFSLQISQDMVCKALALCDYFVNNTIKFINIIESGNLENELKTVEKLLLFKDYTASHSELLRRTHLKGNVFSKAISTLNQQKNITIKEVKLKGGKSKKIYHLNPCALDYYDLYNKSY, from the coding sequence ATGTTATCAACTCAAACTGAAATCCAAGAACCAATCAATGTCCCAACCCTAACCACCCCACCTGATACAGGCAAAATAGAACAGATAGACAATCTAAATGTAGAAATGCTGCCTGATTTTTTGAAACAATACTTAGATAATGCTACAAAAAGATGCAATGCTTATCCTCTGGCTTTGTTAGCTTCTTTTTTACCTGTTATCTCTGTATCTCTTGGCAATAAGGTGTATATTACTAATAATAATAATAAAATCTATCCTAATTTATGGGTTCTTTTAATAGGACCTTCAGGACAATCAATGAAGAGTACTGCTATGAATATGGCTTTATCTTATCTTGAACCATATATTAGTAAATTAAGCGAAACAGATTATGAGAGGTTATGTCCTACTATAGGTAAAGTTACACCTGTTAAACTTGGTTCTATGTTAAAAGAAAATCCTGCCCGACTATTAGTATTTAATGAATTTGGGGAATTTATAGAAACCGCTAATTCTAAAAACAATAAAGGAATGATACAAACCCTGACTGATGTTTATGATAGTAATAAATACTCATATTATTCTATGAAACATAGCATTGATGCTAAAAATTGTACTTTGTCATTATCGGGCTGTTCAACTCCAGGATATATACAAAAAAGCTTTAAAACAGCTTTCGACCAGAAATCAGGTTTTTTACAAAGGTTCATTTATGTTGTTATTCCACCTTCCGATGAAAGCGATATTATAACGAATAATAATATTTCTTCTGATAAAGATGAACCTTATGATTATAATAAAATCTTTGAATTATTTAGAAAAATACCAGGGTCATTTGAAATAAAATTCAGTGATGAAGCACGGGAATTTATTAATGATTATGTAAAAAGCAAACAACAAGAGATTACAAATGAATATGGAACTGATGCTTGGTCTTTTGTAATAAGAATATATGCTCAGATTTTATTGAAATTATGTATAATCTATATTATGATGGAAAACATAGATAAATTAGCAAATGCCATTGAGAAAAACGAATGTAAAGAATTTTTCTTTTCTTTACAAATTAGCCAGGATATGGTATGCAAAGCATTAGCATTATGTGATTACTTCGTGAACAATACAATAAAATTCATCAATATCATTGAATCTGGAAACCTTGAAAACGAATTAAAAACTGTGGAAAAACTATTACTGTTCAAAGATTACACAGCATCGCACTCTGAGTTGTTGAGAAGGACACATCTTAAAGGCAATGTTTTCTCCAAAGCAATTAGCACATTAAATCAGCAAAAAAATATTACAATAAAAGAAGTAAAACTTAAAGGGGGAAAATCGAAAAAAATATATCATCTGAACCCCTGTGCATTGGATTATTATGACCTTTATAATAAATCTTACTGA
- a CDS encoding site-specific DNA-methyltransferase, with product MIKTEAGIILLKSSGYYCITKREVNMDSVEKFQGLLKGLFQFETSDLDFGIYRILNYKRDRIKKFIEEDLVKRVEDSFAKYKNDIDSNLDEQIGKRKAEIIKNLGQNSFTPAGEIIENYKNAPLAIEYTDLLERKKEIEQIEDIQNQAFNDLFNFFSRYYEEGDFVPQYRYSNKKHKYAIPYDGEEVKLYWANYDQYYTKTGVLFRDYTFKALNYRVIFRIVAAKEELGSKKATKERFFVLDEENPWQLQYNNLLIHFQYRELSDEEVKHYQVEGGSNSSKQVNINNQNNNTIIEGIKDIYLTNHLQDEYNKIVEILITQLNRFTSKNTKDYFIHKDLEDFLSSQLEYFIKDEVLNIDTMEQAKFLDKHITRAKVVRDIGTDIIDFLAQIENFQKRLWEKKKFVLSTNYVISLDRICQYTDKEFLTSTIKEILKNQKQLQEWEELGFGKIEKEADLYFRKDLIDTEYKKLPLDTKYFSPTFQDTLLEKLTEHIDLNELLDGLLIKSENWQALNTILPKFKEQIQTIYIDPPFNKEQDADYLYNVKYKDSTWASLLENRLSLAKNIMKDSASIFVRCDYNGNWVLRPVMNYIFYEDNFRNEIIVNKSVRMKTEGKVLLSWHDVILCYCKNSNNVFFCHITENREKQEWRALDMEGEKWDIVPNDMINMFSPNNLKYDEKGNVLSRAKIILGKEIIPRQGRRFPNQVIINKMENDGLLRYSSRGNPQMLKPDIIYLTDDWTGFYGYSFNWDFPTENSEILLKRVIESTSDERNIVMDFFLGSGTTTAVAQKLGRKWIGIEMGEHFGSIILPRMKKVLFYDKSGISKEKDVQDKYNEKQAGGFFQYQVLEQYEDTLDNLEIREEESEQFDWYNSDEYLVKYFIDLETRENNSLLNIEALKTPFSYKLKVNLEEVGEPQEVIVDLPETFNYLLGLKVKKTKVRHQGRKYLFIAGEKESKNIAVVWRDYSDNWTEKDYNADRDFIMEQLQDWQPDIVYINGQSNLIPVYKDLSISIRSTDVEFKRLMG from the coding sequence TTGATTAAGACAGAAGCAGGTATTATTTTATTAAAAAGCAGTGGATATTATTGCATAACCAAAAGAGAGGTTAATATGGACAGTGTAGAAAAATTTCAAGGATTACTAAAAGGGCTTTTTCAATTTGAAACATCGGATTTGGATTTTGGTATTTACCGTATTTTGAATTACAAAAGAGACAGAATTAAAAAGTTTATTGAAGAAGACCTCGTTAAGCGAGTGGAAGATTCCTTTGCCAAATACAAAAACGATATAGATAGCAATCTGGATGAACAAATTGGAAAGAGAAAGGCAGAGATAATTAAAAATTTGGGGCAAAATTCCTTTACACCGGCAGGCGAAATAATAGAAAATTATAAAAATGCACCTTTAGCAATAGAATACACAGATTTACTTGAGCGCAAAAAGGAGATAGAACAAATTGAGGACATCCAAAATCAAGCGTTTAATGACCTGTTTAATTTCTTTTCACGCTATTATGAAGAAGGTGATTTTGTCCCTCAATACCGCTATTCCAATAAAAAACACAAATATGCCATTCCTTATGACGGGGAAGAAGTAAAACTATACTGGGCAAATTATGACCAGTATTACACCAAAACCGGTGTGCTCTTTCGGGATTACACTTTTAAGGCATTAAATTATAGAGTTATTTTTCGCATAGTAGCCGCTAAAGAAGAATTGGGCTCCAAAAAAGCAACTAAAGAAAGATTCTTTGTTTTGGATGAGGAAAATCCCTGGCAGTTACAGTATAATAATCTGCTTATCCACTTTCAATATAGAGAATTATCGGATGAGGAAGTTAAGCATTACCAAGTTGAAGGAGGCAGCAATTCTTCCAAACAGGTAAATATCAATAACCAGAACAATAATACTATTATAGAAGGCATAAAAGATATTTACCTAACTAACCATTTACAAGACGAATACAATAAAATTGTAGAAATACTAATCACTCAGCTAAATAGATTTACATCCAAAAACACTAAGGATTATTTCATTCACAAAGACCTTGAGGACTTTCTCTCCTCCCAACTGGAATACTTCATTAAGGACGAAGTTCTGAATATAGATACCATGGAGCAGGCAAAATTTCTGGATAAACATATCACCCGAGCCAAAGTGGTTAGAGATATAGGAACAGATATAATTGACTTCCTGGCTCAAATAGAGAACTTCCAAAAACGCCTGTGGGAAAAGAAAAAATTCGTTTTAAGCACCAATTATGTTATCTCTTTGGATAGAATCTGCCAATACACGGATAAGGAATTCCTCACCTCTACTATAAAGGAAATCCTGAAAAACCAAAAACAACTGCAAGAATGGGAAGAACTCGGCTTCGGCAAAATAGAAAAAGAAGCAGACCTCTACTTTAGAAAGGACTTAATTGATACCGAATATAAAAAATTACCTCTGGATACAAAATACTTCAGCCCTACTTTCCAAGACACACTTCTGGAAAAATTGACCGAACATATAGACCTGAATGAACTATTGGATGGCTTACTTATCAAAAGCGAGAACTGGCAAGCTCTGAATACTATCTTACCCAAATTTAAAGAACAAATTCAAACCATCTATATAGACCCTCCCTTTAATAAAGAACAAGACGCCGATTACCTTTACAATGTTAAATATAAGGACTCTACCTGGGCAAGTTTATTAGAAAATAGATTGTCCTTAGCAAAAAATATTATGAAAGACAGCGCAAGTATCTTTGTGCGTTGTGACTATAATGGTAATTGGGTATTAAGACCGGTTATGAATTACATATTTTATGAAGATAACTTTAGGAATGAGATTATTGTAAATAAATCAGTAAGGATGAAAACAGAAGGTAAAGTACTACTCTCTTGGCATGATGTTATATTATGTTATTGTAAAAATTCTAATAATGTATTTTTTTGTCATATAACGGAAAATAGGGAAAAACAAGAATGGAGAGCATTGGACATGGAAGGCGAAAAATGGGATATAGTACCTAATGATATGATTAATATGTTCTCCCCCAATAATTTAAAGTATGATGAAAAAGGAAATGTATTGTCTAGGGCAAAAATAATTTTAGGAAAAGAAATTATACCTAGACAAGGCAGGAGATTTCCTAACCAGGTAATAATTAACAAAATGGAAAATGATGGATTACTAAGATATAGTTCCCGAGGAAATCCTCAGATGTTAAAACCTGACATTATATATCTTACAGATGACTGGACAGGTTTTTATGGATATTCATTTAATTGGGATTTCCCCACAGAGAATTCAGAGATACTATTAAAGCGAGTTATAGAGTCCACTTCAGATGAAAGAAACATAGTGATGGATTTCTTTCTCGGTTCAGGAACCACGACAGCTGTAGCACAAAAATTAGGAAGAAAATGGATAGGTATAGAAATGGGAGAGCATTTTGGAAGCATAATTTTGCCCAGAATGAAGAAGGTTTTGTTTTATGATAAATCGGGTATTTCCAAAGAAAAAGATGTTCAAGATAAATATAACGAGAAGCAAGCCGGAGGGTTCTTTCAATATCAGGTATTAGAACAATATGAGGATACGCTGGATAATTTGGAGATTAGGGAAGAAGAGAGTGAGCAATTTGATTGGTATAATAGTGATGAATATTTAGTTAAATACTTTATAGATTTGGAAACCCGGGAAAATAACAGTTTATTGAATATTGAAGCATTGAAGACGCCTTTTTCCTATAAGCTGAAAGTGAATTTGGAAGAAGTAGGTGAACCGCAGGAAGTGATAGTAGATTTACCTGAGACCTTCAATTATCTTTTGGGTTTGAAGGTTAAGAAAACGAAGGTGCGTCATCAAGGCAGAAAATATTTATTTATAGCAGGAGAAAAGGAAAGCAAGAACATAGCGGTGGTCTGGAGGGATTATAGTGACAATTGGACAGAAAAGGACTATAATGCGGACAGGGATTTCATTATGGAGCAATTGCAAGATTGGCAACCGGATATTGTGTATATTAATGGACAAAGTAATTTAATACCTGTCTATAAAGATTTAAGTATCTCAATTCGCTCTACGGATGTTGAATTTAAGCGGTTGATGGGATAA
- a CDS encoding DEAD/DEAH box helicase family protein, translating to MKIEKYLVLNKYLLSLWGVSEFQELQDKLKDISDTSNKEIDSYLNILLSYFGNKIDEANQNIITKDKLELYAENITDYLRQINSHREPIRLKYFQYLAVLFTEIVLDNLKNNQLNFIYYLNEFLHHYKAENRVELLDDFIEDDLKKIAYWMATGSGKTLIMHINYYQFLHYKLFSPDSILLITPNEGLSKQHYEELEKSGIPCRLYSENFYSSNSFKTRDEVLVIEMTKLVETKKGGGVTISINAFEGQNLIFVDEGHKGQKAEEQKWATLRKQLAEKGMVFEYSATFGQILGEKNKATLKEYAKAIIFDYSYKYFYQDGYGKDFSVLNAKNIKIDENRFQETMFLANLLDFYEQLLIFEEKKESAKRKNLEKPLWIFVGTTVSGSAEESDVVQIVSFLNKVIKEPDWVNSKLTAILTGKAEFKNESGEDIFAKKFSYIRKKGVIIDDLFAKLFGGKGGFGIYELKSAKGEFGLKTGENKYFGVINIGDTSSFKKQLEKIGLAVETDAISESLFDHIKEFDSSVNILIGSKKFIEGWDTWRVSSMGLLNIGTGQGPQIIQLFGRGVRLKGENMSLKRSMDKDLSQLERLNIYGIRADYLSSFLEALSKEEVDLETIEIPVQPRYEEKWETLYTLAKENVDFNNDVVLFMEEAEKFSVTLNKMPTLSAHQSEERNTQGIVTSNIPLNTTGLTLANNEEKRKKLNLLFDWDNILLDLYEFKLERGYWNLILDREIIQHFLFYSDRYEILITPETLEVNTIKDVKRLENIALQLLKRYIDQYYTFHLKSYEKNHLCYAPLTEESALSIFAKPNDGYNYTIQISNSKDNQELISKIKALAQDLDRLFLEKDVKDELPRVYFDRHLYLPILLNNKNINKMHPEGLVESEKNFLNGLNVYLSSKKTEFNDKEIYLLRNYPKSGVGFFNLSSFYPDFIMWVKYQNKQIIAFLDPKGLEHQKSLDSEKVQLHKNIKEIEKNIGNKDIILESFILSITPYNTLIQGLVNPIKKDVYESNHILFLLPNNMEWQNQLFGILRKSYIANISQ from the coding sequence ATGAAAATAGAAAAGTATCTGGTCTTGAATAAATATCTGCTCTCGCTTTGGGGAGTAAGCGAATTTCAGGAATTACAGGATAAGCTCAAAGACATTTCTGATACAAGTAATAAAGAGATAGACAGCTATTTAAATATACTTCTTTCTTATTTCGGCAACAAGATAGATGAGGCAAATCAGAATATTATAACTAAAGATAAGTTGGAGCTGTATGCTGAGAATATAACGGATTATTTGCGGCAGATAAATAGTCATCGGGAACCGATTAGATTAAAGTATTTTCAATATTTGGCAGTGCTCTTTACAGAAATCGTTTTAGATAATCTGAAAAACAATCAGTTAAACTTTATCTATTACTTAAATGAATTTTTACACCACTATAAAGCAGAAAATAGAGTAGAATTATTAGACGATTTTATAGAGGATGACCTGAAAAAGATAGCTTACTGGATGGCAACCGGCTCAGGAAAGACCTTGATTATGCACATAAACTATTATCAGTTTTTGCATTATAAGCTTTTTTCTCCTGATAGCATTCTGCTGATTACTCCCAATGAAGGACTTTCCAAACAGCACTATGAAGAACTGGAAAAAAGCGGGATTCCCTGTCGTCTCTATTCCGAAAATTTCTATTCTTCAAATAGCTTCAAAACCAGGGATGAAGTTCTGGTAATTGAAATGACCAAATTGGTGGAAACAAAAAAGGGAGGGGGAGTAACTATTTCCATTAATGCTTTTGAGGGTCAGAACTTAATATTTGTAGATGAAGGACATAAAGGGCAAAAGGCAGAAGAACAAAAATGGGCAACTTTAAGAAAACAACTGGCTGAAAAGGGAATGGTTTTTGAATATAGTGCCACCTTCGGACAAATACTAGGTGAGAAAAATAAAGCTACCTTAAAGGAATATGCCAAAGCAATTATTTTTGATTATTCTTACAAATACTTCTATCAGGATGGCTATGGCAAGGACTTTTCCGTGCTAAACGCTAAAAATATTAAAATAGATGAAAACCGATTTCAGGAAACGATGTTTTTAGCCAATTTACTTGATTTCTATGAACAACTGCTTATTTTTGAAGAGAAAAAAGAGAGTGCCAAGCGAAAAAATCTGGAAAAACCCTTGTGGATTTTTGTAGGAACAACGGTTTCCGGTAGCGCAGAAGAATCCGATGTAGTCCAAATTGTCAGCTTTTTGAATAAAGTTATAAAAGAACCGGATTGGGTAAATAGCAAGCTGACAGCTATTTTAACGGGAAAAGCGGAATTTAAAAATGAAAGCGGAGAAGACATCTTTGCTAAGAAGTTTTCCTATATAAGAAAGAAGGGGGTAATTATAGATGACTTGTTTGCTAAGCTTTTTGGCGGAAAAGGCGGTTTTGGTATATACGAATTGAAAAGCGCTAAAGGTGAATTTGGTTTAAAGACGGGAGAAAATAAATACTTTGGAGTTATCAATATTGGCGATACTTCCAGTTTTAAGAAGCAACTGGAGAAAATAGGGCTTGCGGTGGAAACAGACGCTATTTCGGAATCACTGTTTGACCATATTAAGGAGTTTGATTCTTCCGTTAATATTCTTATTGGCTCCAAGAAATTTATTGAGGGCTGGGATACCTGGAGAGTATCATCAATGGGATTGCTGAATATAGGAACAGGTCAAGGACCACAAATTATTCAGCTCTTTGGCAGAGGAGTGCGTTTGAAAGGTGAAAATATGTCCCTGAAACGCAGTATGGATAAGGATTTGTCTCAGCTGGAAAGGTTAAATATATACGGCATTAGAGCTGATTATCTGAGCTCTTTTTTAGAGGCACTTAGTAAAGAAGAAGTGGACTTGGAAACCATAGAAATACCTGTGCAACCCCGCTATGAAGAAAAATGGGAAACCCTTTATACTCTGGCAAAGGAGAATGTGGATTTTAACAATGATGTGGTTTTATTTATGGAAGAAGCAGAGAAATTTTCCGTTACCCTAAACAAGATGCCCACATTATCAGCTCACCAAAGCGAAGAACGCAATACACAAGGTATAGTTACTTCCAACATCCCTCTTAATACAACCGGTCTTACGCTGGCAAATAATGAAGAAAAAAGGAAAAAGCTAAATCTCTTGTTTGATTGGGATAACATCTTACTGGACTTATACGAATTTAAGCTGGAACGAGGATACTGGAATTTGATTTTGGACAGAGAGATTATTCAACACTTTCTGTTTTATTCCGATAGATATGAAATATTAATAACTCCGGAAACTTTGGAAGTTAACACGATTAAAGATGTAAAAAGATTGGAAAATATAGCTCTCCAATTGCTGAAAAGATACATTGACCAATACTATACCTTTCACTTAAAGAGTTACGAAAAGAATCATTTATGCTATGCACCGCTCACAGAGGAATCAGCTTTAAGCATTTTTGCCAAACCTAACGACGGATATAACTATACTATTCAAATAAGCAATAGTAAAGATAATCAGGAACTGATAAGTAAAATTAAGGCATTGGCACAAGATTTGGATAGGTTATTCCTTGAAAAGGATGTAAAAGATGAACTTCCCAGAGTTTACTTTGATAGACACCTCTATTTGCCAATCCTGCTTAACAATAAGAATATTAACAAAATGCATCCGGAAGGTCTGGTAGAAAGCGAAAAAAACTTCCTAAACGGGTTGAATGTTTACTTGTCATCAAAGAAAACTGAATTTAACGATAAGGAAATATACCTGCTGCGAAATTATCCCAAGTCAGGTGTCGGTTTCTTCAATCTTAGCAGTTTCTATCCCGATTTTATTATGTGGGTAAAATATCAAAATAAACAGATAATTGCCTTTCTTGACCCTAAGGGCTTGGAACATCAAAAAAGCTTGGACTCGGAAAAAGTGCAATTGCACAAAAATATTAAAGAAATAGAAAAAAATATCGGAAATAAAGACATAATTCTGGAGTCCTTTATTCTTTCTATTACTCCTTATAATACATTAATTCAAGGTTTGGTAAATCCCATAAAAAAAGATGTATATGAAAGTAATCATATTCTTTTTTTACTTCCAAATAATATGGAATGGCAAAATCAATTATTTGGTATTCTGAGAAAGAGTTACATCGCAAATATTAGCCAATAA